In Xenorhabdus griffiniae, the genomic window ACTACTGGACTGGTAAACACAAGCAGCACTCCCATGCTGCTGAAAAGCGTTCAATCCGGCAAAATTGCACCTGAAAAGCTGGTCACTCATCATTATCCATTGAGTGAAATAGAAACCGCTTATGAAATATTTGGTAATGCAGCTCAAGAGAAAGCATTGAAAATTGTTTTGTCCGCTTAGTGCGGTATAGCAGAAAGAGGGCAATCCGACTTCCTCTTTCTGCTAAATTATGAGTTATGCATTTCGACTGATACAGAAAAGCCGCCGCAATATACTGCATCAATACACGTATGCAATTCATTACGGCGGCCTTTATGTTGTGTTTGATACTACGCTTGATTTTTAAATTTATTAACTAATTAATAAACCTTCAACTTACAGTTTGTCTTCTTCATCCAAATCTTGTTGTGAAAGGTTCCCTATAGCAATAAATTCATCCAATAACCCTAACAGTTGGGTCAATTTTTCTGGAGAAAAAGCGTCCTCAATCGCCTTATATCCCTCAGCAATTTGCCCTTTTGCTTGCTCATAGAGTTCCTGTCCAGCCGGAGTCAAAGAAACATACAGCTTACGCTGATCATTCATAGGCTTCAGGCGGAATATAAGCCCATCACGCTCCATACGTGTCAAAATGCCTGTCAGACTTGGGCGCAAGATACAAGTGAGACAAGCTAAGTCATGAAAATCAATAGAACGGCTACTCGCAAGTACACGAATAATCCGCCATTGCTGCTCAGTTAAATTATAGCTCTTCAAAATAGGCCGAAAAAAACCCATAGCGGTTTCTCTCGCTTGAAGCAATGCAATTGTCAAGGATTCATGCATAAGTAAAAGTGACTCTTTAGTTAATCGCTAGTCATTCTCTATAAGTTTAACATCCATGCTGCTTATTATAGACAACATGAACACTAAAAAGCCTAACACGCTCAAAATCATCCACAAAGGGGAAAGATTTCAACATTAACAAATAAATAAAACTATCCCACCAACAAAAAGTTAAATAAAAGTTAATTTCAATCTCAAATGACCTTGATTAAAAATATAACAGGCTGATCTTTATGTAGTAAAAACGATCAACAATAAAGTGTTGTTACATAGATCACAATTAAAATTAACAATCTCTTTAACATATTGAAGATTGCCAACACATAGTTTATTAATATATTAATAAGTGGTCTTGCAACACGTCATCCAAGTTTCAAGGAGCTGTCCATGAAAGGCACTGTTTTTGCCGTTGCCCTCAACCATAGCAGCCAGATCAATTTCTGGCATGAGGCATTTAACAAAGAACCTTATAAAACACCACCCAAAACACCTATTTGGTTTATAAAACCCCGTAATACCGTGATTGGTTCAGGGGATGTTATTCCTCACCCTGTCGGGGAAACGGTACAGAGCGGTGCGACTCTGGCGCTGTTAATTGGAAAAACAGCACGCAAAGTTTCAGTTCAGAATGCCGGACAGTATATTGCTGGTTACGCATTGGCAAACGAAGTTAGCCTGCCGGAAACATCATTCTACCGTCCTGCCATTAAAGCAAAATGTCGGGACGGTTTTTGCCCGCTAGGTCAAATGATCAAAGCCAACTCGGTAGCATCACTCGATATTGTCACTGAAATCAACGACCAGGAAGTTGATCGCTGGTCTACCCAAGACCTTATTCGTTCAGCAGCTGAATTATTGGCAGCATTAAGCGAATTCGCCACCTTAAACGAGGGCGATGCCATTCTATTGGGAACGCCCCACCAGCGCGTTACCCTTCATCCTGCCGATAAAGTCACAATCAAGGCCAAGGGCTTCCCTAACTTAGAAAATACGGTTGTATTGGCAGGAGGTCAGGCATGAGATACGCCAAAATTCATTATCAGGGACAAGATCTCAATGTCACCGTTGACGAACAGGAAAATGTCTTCTTACCAGATGGAAATATGGTCAGCGGTGAAGAGGTTGTATGGCTTCCCCCTGCCAGCGGAACACTGTTCGCATTAGGGCTAAATTATGCCGATCACGCAACAGAGCTGGAATTTAAGCCCCCAGAAGAACCACTGGTATTTATCAAAGCAGCCAATAGCTTAACCGGACACCGTCAGGTCTCTGTCCGTCCTGATAATGTGGAATATATGCATTATGAAGCAGAATTGGTTGTCGTGATGGGTAAACCCGCTCACAAAGTTGCCAGAGAAGAGGCCATGAATTACGTTGCGGGTTATACCGTTTGTAACGATTACGCCATTCGTGATTATCTGGAAAATTACTATCGGCCTAACCTGCGGGTAAAAAGCCGCGATACGCTTACTCCAATCGGTCCGTGGATCATAGATAAACAACAGATTGCTGATCCACATAATCTAACGTTGCAAACATGGGTGAACGGTGAACTCCGTCAACAAGGTACAACCGCAGATTTGATCTTCGATATTCCTTTCTTAATCACCTACCTCAGCGATTTTATGACATTGCAACCAGGCGACATGATCGCCACCGGAACACCTAAGGGGTTGTCTAATGTTGTTCCTGGGGAT contains:
- the hpaR gene encoding homoprotocatechuate degradation operon regulator HpaR is translated as MHESLTIALLQARETAMGFFRPILKSYNLTEQQWRIIRVLASSRSIDFHDLACLTCILRPSLTGILTRMERDGLIFRLKPMNDQRKLYVSLTPAGQELYEQAKGQIAEGYKAIEDAFSPEKLTQLLGLLDEFIAIGNLSQQDLDEEDKL
- a CDS encoding fumarylacetoacetate hydrolase family protein, which codes for MKGTVFAVALNHSSQINFWHEAFNKEPYKTPPKTPIWFIKPRNTVIGSGDVIPHPVGETVQSGATLALLIGKTARKVSVQNAGQYIAGYALANEVSLPETSFYRPAIKAKCRDGFCPLGQMIKANSVASLDIVTEINDQEVDRWSTQDLIRSAAELLAALSEFATLNEGDAILLGTPHQRVTLHPADKVTIKAKGFPNLENTVVLAGGQA
- a CDS encoding fumarylacetoacetate hydrolase family protein → MRYAKIHYQGQDLNVTVDEQENVFLPDGNMVSGEEVVWLPPASGTLFALGLNYADHATELEFKPPEEPLVFIKAANSLTGHRQVSVRPDNVEYMHYEAELVVVMGKPAHKVAREEAMNYVAGYTVCNDYAIRDYLENYYRPNLRVKSRDTLTPIGPWIIDKQQIADPHNLTLQTWVNGELRQQGTTADLIFDIPFLITYLSDFMTLQPGDMIATGTPKGLSNVVPGDEVIVEVEGVGRLVNRIVSQQEYEESLS